From Deinococcota bacterium:
GTCCGTTTGGCAGCAGTCCGTTTGGCACCAGCCTTGTTGGCTTCCGTCTTCTCCGCCACGTGGGGCCTCCTTGTCGATGGGCCATTCTACGCCCTCAGGCCCTCCTCCGAAAGGGGGGCTAATGCTCGTCGTGCTCCGCGGCCGTCCACAGCTCTACCTCGAGCGAGCTGTAGGTGACCCGGCAGTCGCCGCTCTCGACGAAGTCGGCGACCTTGCCGAGCACGCCCTCGAGCCAGACCGCGTCGTGGCTGATGGCCGTCACCCCCAGGAGTTCCCAGCCGTGGCTGTCCTGACCGGCCAAGC
This genomic window contains:
- a CDS encoding DUF503 domain-containing protein; translated protein: MSSNVYIGVYLARLETPWARSLKEKRALIKPVAERLKARFPVSVARLAGQDSHGWELLGVTAISHDAVWLEGVLGKVADFVESGDCRVTYSSLEVELWTAAEHDEH